One segment of Dolichospermum sp. DET69 DNA contains the following:
- the def gene encoding peptide deformylase, with protein sequence MPSDIAVEKKKLKNPPLQMHYLGDRVLRQAAKRVTKIDDELRQIVREMLQTMYSSDGIGLAAPQVGINKQLIVIDCKPDEPDHPPLVLINPTIKQVSTKLCVAQEGCLSIPNVFLDVKRPEVVTIAYKDEYGRPQTLKADDILARCILHELDHLNGVVFVDRVENSLNLAQELSKNGFSYQAVKPVA encoded by the coding sequence ATGCCCTCTGATATTGCTGTCGAGAAGAAAAAGTTAAAAAATCCACCTTTGCAAATGCACTACTTGGGCGATCGCGTTTTGCGTCAAGCTGCAAAGCGTGTGACTAAAATAGATGACGAACTCCGCCAAATAGTGCGCGAAATGCTACAAACTATGTATAGCTCAGATGGCATTGGTTTGGCTGCACCTCAAGTTGGTATTAATAAACAACTTATTGTTATTGATTGCAAACCAGATGAGCCAGATCATCCGCCATTAGTTTTGATTAACCCCACCATTAAACAAGTTAGCACTAAGCTCTGTGTGGCTCAGGAAGGCTGTTTGAGTATTCCCAACGTATTTCTAGATGTCAAACGACCAGAAGTGGTAACAATCGCCTACAAAGATGAGTATGGTCGTCCCCAAACATTAAAAGCCGATGATATCCTAGCTCGCTGTATTCTCCACGAACTAGATCACCTTAATGGTGTGGTATTTGTAGATCGTGTGGAAAATTCCTTGAATTTAGCTCAGGAGCTATCTAAAAATGGCTTTTCATATCAAGCAGTAAAACCAGTAGCGTAG
- a CDS encoding PD-(D/E)XK nuclease family protein: MPATSTQILRLSQGHLNLLTTCPRKFQHSYLEQLNTPLDPKHEEYQILGSRFHLLMQQREMGLPIDNLLQADPKLQNWMTDFSKIAPEIFTPNIDNQTFRESEHYRTLQIGDYLLTVIYDLLIADQNQAQILDWKTYPQPPKRETLAQNWQTRLYLYVMAETSKYLLENISMTYWFVQSKEQTKNIKFIYNEQQHQKTAEELNQLLNNLTKWVKDYQYNISLPQITKSQKICESCQYAVRCQRQKIKEVTADINQSFPRLENIAEVSL, encoded by the coding sequence ATGCCAGCAACTTCTACCCAAATACTCCGACTTTCCCAAGGACATCTAAACTTACTCACAACTTGTCCTCGTAAATTCCAGCATAGCTATTTAGAACAACTAAATACTCCCCTAGATCCCAAACACGAAGAATATCAGATTTTAGGTAGTCGGTTTCACTTGCTCATGCAGCAGAGAGAAATGGGTTTACCTATTGATAATTTACTCCAAGCAGATCCTAAATTGCAAAATTGGATGACTGATTTTAGTAAAATTGCCCCCGAAATATTTACACCTAATATTGATAATCAAACTTTTCGAGAAAGTGAACATTATCGAACCTTGCAAATTGGAGATTATTTACTCACAGTCATCTATGATTTATTAATAGCTGATCAAAATCAAGCTCAAATTCTCGACTGGAAAACCTATCCCCAACCGCCAAAACGAGAAACATTAGCTCAAAATTGGCAAACAAGACTTTATCTGTATGTCATGGCAGAAACTAGCAAATATTTATTAGAAAATATTTCCATGACTTACTGGTTTGTACAATCAAAAGAGCAAACTAAAAATATTAAATTTATCTATAATGAACAACAACATCAAAAAACAGCAGAGGAATTAAATCAACTATTAAATAATCTGACAAAATGGGTAAAAGATTATCAATATAATATATCATTACCGCAAATTACCAAATCCCAGAAAATCTGTGAATCTTGTCAATATGCTGTTCGCTGTCAACGGCAAAAAATCAAGGAAGTAACAGCAGATATTAACCAGAGTTTTCCTAGGTTAGAAAATATTGCAGAAGTATCACTTTGA
- the recJ gene encoding single-stranded-DNA-specific exonuclease RecJ: protein MEWILTTTEKPPDWFIELVKKYAPTTGGNFAAQLFWQRGIQNEEKLAAFINYQVYQPADAFEFGQEMNLAVQRLITAGKTGEKITIWGDFDADGITSTAVLWDGLGEFFQQHRQLSYYIPNRLTESHGLNKSGIDNLAAQGCKLIVTCDTGSTNITEIIYAQNLGIDVIVTDHHTLPSERPPVVAIINPRYLAKEHPLYHLSGVAVAYKFVEALYLSLPDIPEHPLTDLLDLVAVGLIADLVQLSGDCRYLAQLGIQQLHTDFKKLPTARRRPGIGKLLELCQRSGDRPTDISFGLGPRINAVSRIHGDASFCVELLTSRDIQRCQQLAEETELANSRRKSLQKDVQAQVTKKLNQLDLSTTSVIVLADPQWAVGVLGLVAGQIAQETGRPTILLSTEGMENGTASSPSLARGSARSINSVDLYQLVTEQAHLLHRFGGHPFAAGLSLLVENIPLFTAAINQKLRQSLGGINLTPTVQADLVVTVVDLGKDLFLELKLLEPCGMGNPIPKLLIKNCWFENAWHRNEQDLKGQKIQYIKTDFNILDDSTNNPFPGIWWGHYKEELPIGRCDCIAEIDFNSFKKRYEIRLVAVRSNTEAELETHSSAMILDWRNQQDLEEITSEKSLLIMKNCPTSWDNLRLWWKQSLNQQKQLVVAWRKPQNLTTSDIWLTLVGLAKYLSRTNQPVTRVQLLEKLGISEKCLYLGFQALKYLGFIVQRQDNYFQIIWDSTYHQKPVDYVISQFLAAVREEQFQRDYFFHVPLSIIVASICRLG from the coding sequence ATGGAATGGATTTTAACAACAACAGAAAAACCTCCAGATTGGTTTATTGAATTAGTCAAAAAGTACGCACCAACAACAGGTGGTAATTTTGCGGCTCAATTATTTTGGCAACGGGGAATACAAAATGAGGAAAAATTAGCAGCTTTTATTAATTATCAAGTTTATCAACCTGCTGATGCTTTTGAATTTGGACAGGAAATGAATTTGGCTGTACAACGATTAATAACTGCGGGTAAAACGGGAGAAAAAATCACTATTTGGGGAGATTTTGATGCAGATGGCATTACTTCAACTGCGGTATTATGGGATGGTTTGGGAGAATTTTTTCAGCAACATCGCCAATTAAGTTATTATATTCCGAATCGCTTAACAGAATCTCATGGTTTAAATAAATCAGGAATTGATAATTTAGCGGCACAAGGTTGTAAATTAATTGTTACTTGTGACACTGGGAGTACAAATATTACAGAAATCATTTATGCCCAAAATTTAGGCATAGATGTGATTGTTACTGACCATCATACATTACCATCAGAACGCCCTCCAGTAGTCGCAATTATTAATCCCCGTTATTTAGCAAAAGAACATCCTTTATATCATCTTTCTGGTGTTGCAGTTGCTTATAAATTTGTGGAAGCATTATATCTAAGTTTGCCAGATATTCCCGAACATCCTTTAACTGATTTATTAGATTTAGTGGCTGTGGGATTAATTGCTGATTTAGTGCAATTAAGTGGTGATTGTCGCTATTTGGCACAATTGGGAATTCAACAATTACACACAGATTTTAAAAAACTACCAACAGCCAGAAGAAGGCCAGGAATAGGTAAGTTATTAGAATTATGCCAGAGAAGTGGCGATCGCCCCACAGATATTTCCTTTGGTTTGGGACCGCGTATCAACGCCGTTAGTCGGATTCATGGTGACGCTAGTTTTTGCGTAGAATTATTAACGAGTAGAGATATACAACGTTGTCAACAACTTGCAGAAGAAACAGAATTAGCTAATTCCCGTCGCAAGTCTTTACAAAAAGATGTCCAAGCCCAAGTTACCAAAAAACTCAATCAATTAGATTTATCAACTACTAGCGTTATCGTCTTAGCAGACCCTCAATGGGCAGTTGGTGTTTTGGGTCTGGTTGCTGGACAAATTGCCCAAGAAACAGGACGACCGACAATTTTATTAAGTACAGAAGGAATGGAAAATGGGACAGCTTCTAGCCCATCTCTAGCGCGAGGTTCAGCCCGTTCTATAAATTCTGTTGATTTATATCAATTAGTCACAGAACAAGCCCATTTATTACATCGTTTTGGTGGACATCCTTTTGCAGCGGGTTTGAGTTTGTTAGTAGAAAATATCCCCCTATTTACAGCCGCAATTAATCAAAAATTACGTCAATCTTTAGGAGGAATAAATCTGACTCCCACGGTACAAGCTGATTTGGTGGTAACGGTTGTAGATTTGGGTAAAGACTTATTTTTAGAATTAAAACTTTTAGAACCCTGTGGTATGGGAAATCCTATTCCCAAATTATTAATTAAAAATTGTTGGTTTGAAAATGCTTGGCATCGTAATGAACAGGATTTAAAGGGCCAGAAAATCCAATATATTAAAACTGATTTTAATATTCTAGATGATTCTACTAATAATCCTTTTCCAGGGATTTGGTGGGGACATTACAAAGAAGAATTACCTATTGGTAGATGTGATTGTATTGCCGAAATTGATTTCAACAGCTTTAAAAAACGCTATGAAATTAGATTGGTTGCCGTGCGTTCTAATACTGAAGCGGAACTAGAAACGCACAGTTCTGCGATGATTTTAGATTGGAGAAATCAGCAAGACTTAGAAGAAATAACATCTGAAAAATCATTATTAATCATGAAAAATTGTCCGACTAGTTGGGATAATTTACGTTTATGGTGGAAACAATCGCTAAATCAACAAAAACAATTAGTAGTTGCTTGGAGAAAACCCCAAAATCTTACTACTAGCGATATTTGGCTAACTTTAGTAGGACTTGCTAAATACCTCAGTCGGACAAATCAACCTGTTACCCGTGTGCAACTTTTAGAGAAATTGGGTATTAGTGAAAAATGCCTATATTTAGGATTTCAAGCATTAAAATATTTAGGGTTTATTGTCCAACGTCAAGATAATTATTTCCAAATTATCTGGGATTCTACATATCATCAAAAACCTGTTGATTACGTTATTAGCCAATTTTTAGCCGCAGTTAGAGAAGAACAATTTCAACGAGATTATTTTTTCCATGTTCCTTTATCTATTATTGTTGCTAGTATTTGTAGGTTGGGTTGA
- a CDS encoding Uma2 family endonuclease: protein MIAVKDKFPKLTPEEYFIWEEKQLLRHEYLNGEVYAMSGGTQNHGRIASNIIFIFKGHLRGGGCQVGNSDCRVNIFETKNYIYPDVSVTCDDCDLTAIQAIQYPCLIVEVLSPSTASYDRGDKFRLYRRNPNLQDYVLVDAEKIAIDLYRKNDRGNWEIFNYQSGDNIELQSIDLSFPIESVYEDIVFEESV from the coding sequence ATGATTGCTGTAAAAGATAAGTTTCCTAAGTTAACACCCGAAGAATATTTTATCTGGGAAGAAAAACAACTGCTTCGCCATGAGTATCTTAATGGTGAAGTTTACGCCATGAGTGGGGGGACTCAAAATCATGGACGAATTGCTAGTAATATTATTTTCATTTTTAAAGGTCATTTACGGGGCGGTGGTTGTCAGGTTGGTAATTCCGATTGTCGTGTAAATATTTTTGAAACGAAAAATTATATTTATCCTGATGTGAGCGTTACTTGCGATGATTGCGATCTAACTGCCATCCAAGCCATTCAATATCCCTGTCTAATTGTTGAGGTCTTATCTCCAAGTACAGCCAGTTATGACCGAGGGGATAAATTTAGATTGTATCGTCGCAATCCTAATTTGCAAGATTATGTTTTGGTTGATGCTGAGAAAATAGCGATTGATTTATACCGCAAGAATGATCGTGGTAATTGGGAGATTTTTAATTATCAGTCGGGGGATAATATCGAGCTACAAAGTATTGATTTAAGTTTTCCCATTGAGTCTGTGTATGAGGATATTGTTTTTGAGGAATCAGTATAA
- a CDS encoding DUF4912 domain-containing protein — MWQQQQKDSVIIKLALLMAITTSPMVANLLVSLPIQAESKSKTPDFPLPEKVENGTVVKVDGSPNSVIVNQSLKENFETQFAGTKVEIAINGNEDAVKAVLDGKVDVASLGRKLTSAEKAQGLKQVLVRREKIAIIVSMNNPFNDGLTAEQFAKVFRGEITDWSELGKAKGKIRFIDRPFNSDTRTSFSEYPVFKSGPLLTGANAVQMVEDNTFNIIKELSNDGISYVLANQISKLPDVRVLKVQDYLPNNSQYPFSQSFVYVYKENPSPKVRDFLGFILAKPGKESIKDAKEAEALAIAARSLQTISLPMTTTPTVTPTVSQSPSLLTIPETLVTPQPIETGEEKQLINPFDNPSMITKNMRFFLLLPLLLLIAGLSSFLPLWLRRKKRSLESAQPSSNQESDSVPETMFTLSDSEAFASIINNNGNSNGNGNALNETNYYKEDDSLEITAISNIAVIDIPQTTYPNDQTKEIPEIDLNINYNEVAWDTEDPVIVVNSYFPQIPNINHNQIDADIPIDEFSNSPLEEPETPVTQSNKKITSPSELLGVTSTPVQPDGSLSQLLNTTPEPVNQPLQNQNLASDLPSELGEALNAITSQIALKTLEIEEGIYPTPLYSPVTNEAIAIELDAEIEAWTNININPVNVTGNTKITFTPRTPKWAYLSWYIADNHQQTLQNQGFTILAIRVYDVTNLDLSYQRPQFVQQYECETAIYDRYVPIPRGERDYMTEIGYVNNDNQWLCLARSGTVRIFSRPSTDFWFVVDAELVLHGATEEGANVTIDGQKVKVNPDGTFKLTVPFVNNLVDYQITANSANKEQTKTIDKKFFQEQQES, encoded by the coding sequence ATGTGGCAACAACAACAAAAAGATAGTGTAATTATCAAACTAGCCCTATTAATGGCCATAACTACCAGTCCAATGGTAGCAAATTTATTGGTTTCTTTACCCATCCAGGCAGAATCCAAGAGTAAGACTCCAGATTTTCCCCTACCGGAAAAAGTAGAAAATGGGACTGTAGTTAAAGTTGATGGTTCTCCTAACTCCGTAATTGTCAACCAAAGCCTCAAAGAAAACTTTGAAACCCAGTTTGCGGGAACTAAGGTAGAAATTGCTATCAATGGCAATGAAGATGCCGTAAAAGCGGTTTTAGATGGTAAAGTTGATGTAGCATCTCTTGGCCGCAAACTAACTTCAGCGGAAAAAGCACAAGGTTTGAAACAAGTGCTAGTGCGTCGAGAGAAAATTGCCATCATTGTTAGTATGAATAATCCCTTCAATGACGGCTTGACTGCGGAGCAATTTGCCAAGGTTTTCCGAGGAGAAATTACAGATTGGTCAGAATTGGGAAAAGCTAAAGGTAAAATTAGATTTATAGATCGTCCCTTCAATAGTGATACTCGCACTTCCTTTAGTGAATATCCAGTATTTAAGTCTGGTCCATTACTAACAGGTGCTAATGCTGTGCAAATGGTGGAAGATAACACATTTAACATTATCAAAGAATTAAGTAATGATGGCATCAGCTATGTGTTAGCAAATCAAATTTCTAAATTACCAGATGTGCGGGTATTGAAAGTACAAGATTACTTACCAAATAATTCTCAATATCCCTTTTCCCAGTCTTTTGTTTACGTTTACAAAGAAAATCCCAGTCCTAAAGTTAGAGATTTTCTCGGCTTTATTTTAGCCAAACCAGGAAAAGAGTCTATAAAAGATGCCAAAGAAGCAGAAGCACTTGCTATTGCAGCCAGATCATTGCAAACTATTTCCTTGCCCATGACTACGACTCCTACAGTCACTCCTACAGTTTCTCAAAGTCCATCTTTATTAACCATTCCTGAAACATTAGTTACACCCCAACCTATAGAAACTGGAGAGGAAAAACAGTTAATAAATCCCTTTGATAATCCCTCAATGATTACCAAAAACATGAGGTTTTTCTTACTACTACCTTTATTACTACTAATTGCAGGATTAAGTAGTTTTTTACCGTTGTGGTTGAGAAGAAAAAAGAGATCGCTTGAATCAGCGCAGCCATCCTCAAATCAAGAAAGTGATTCTGTTCCAGAGACAATGTTTACTTTGTCAGATTCAGAAGCATTTGCATCAATTATCAATAACAACGGCAACAGTAATGGGAATGGGAATGCACTCAATGAGACAAATTACTATAAAGAAGATGACTCTCTGGAAATAACAGCAATCAGCAATATAGCCGTCATAGATATACCGCAGACAACTTACCCTAATGATCAAACAAAGGAAATTCCTGAAATTGATCTTAATATAAACTATAATGAAGTAGCCTGGGATACAGAAGACCCCGTAATTGTCGTTAATAGTTACTTTCCACAAATCCCGAATATTAACCACAACCAAATTGATGCAGATATCCCCATAGATGAATTTAGTAATTCCCCATTAGAAGAACCAGAAACACCTGTAACTCAATCTAATAAAAAAATTACATCCCCATCAGAATTACTTGGTGTCACCTCCACACCAGTTCAGCCAGATGGTAGCCTATCACAACTCTTAAATACAACTCCTGAACCAGTCAACCAACCACTACAAAATCAAAATTTAGCATCTGACTTGCCATCCGAGTTAGGAGAGGCTTTAAACGCCATTACTAGTCAAATTGCTCTCAAAACACTGGAAATAGAAGAAGGGATATATCCTACTCCATTGTATTCCCCAGTTACAAATGAAGCCATAGCAATCGAGTTAGATGCAGAGATAGAAGCTTGGACTAATATTAATATTAATCCCGTTAATGTGACTGGAAATACCAAAATTACCTTCACACCCCGCACTCCCAAATGGGCTTACCTATCTTGGTATATTGCCGACAATCATCAACAAACATTACAGAATCAAGGATTCACCATTTTAGCCATCCGGGTTTATGATGTTACCAACCTTGATCTGAGCTATCAGCGTCCTCAGTTTGTACAACAATACGAATGTGAAACCGCAATCTATGATCGTTATGTACCTATTCCCAGAGGGGAACGTGATTACATGACAGAAATTGGTTATGTGAATAATGATAATCAGTGGTTGTGTTTAGCGCGTTCTGGGACAGTTCGCATTTTCAGTCGTCCCAGTACAGATTTCTGGTTTGTCGTTGATGCAGAATTAGTTCTTCATGGTGCAACTGAAGAAGGTGCAAATGTCACCATTGATGGTCAAAAAGTCAAGGTCAATCCTGATGGTACATTTAAGTTAACTGTTCCCTTTGTAAATAACTTAGTTGATTATCAAATAACAGCTAATTCTGCCAATAAAGAACAGACTAAAACTATTGATAAGAAGTTTTTCCAAGAACAACAGGAGAGTTAA
- a CDS encoding PAS domain S-box protein, with product MGTKLVTAVSTYQRKQLNPLTNEFNQKLINLPKLHQIINYSPLTISPNSYVADAINLMNQQLNHPVAVNNFVRQANDYVLVVEGKQLQGIFTIQDVLRVIALNTNLSAVKMAEVMNQPLITLKKSDSAHILTVLSLFQQHCIQHLPIVDDKNNFIGIVNKTTLWQSLNIEKMVGIVGALQENLEDLHTEHIPINEQLEVTRWQTHNYLQLWAEKQVADNVEINQQLHESLEELHIAEEELRQQNEQLIYSRQITEAERQRYQTLFEFAPNGYLVTDSLGIIQQANYRAASLLSVRQDYLIGKPLVVFIAEKYRSSFIPGLKKLQDSQEWEVDFQPRKGAVFPASVRVNSLSDSEGKKTGFLWSISDISDSKKLQATLQKDSNILEFLVKERTRELVTTNQQLQQEIIERELIQESLKESETRLTLALEAGKIGIWDWHIQTNQTLWSSAMDLMYGLPLNTLCPDTEDFLNLIYPEDRQYYQNCLIQSLKERVNFICEYRIISHNSSIHWLSSKGKVYCNEHDQPIRLIGTTIDISLNKQTEQQISEQAALLEIATDGIFVRDFQAQILFWNQGAEKIYGWQRQEVEGKNPKDIFYDSTSHEQEIIPLRTVVKSGSWQGELHKRTQSNQLITVQSRWTLMLDTDGQPKSILTVDTDITEKKQLEEQFFRAQKMESIGTLAGGIAHNINNNLTPILGYAQLLKNKFPLDKDSCLQMLTIIEDNAKKGASLVKQLLSFANKGVEIKYTIIQINDLIRNTIQITKETFSLPEPIEFFTDLPPNLWAISGDRNQLEQVLINLVVNASHSMPDGGYLSISAENLYINQEMIQINHDATVGNYIVITVEDTGTGMSPEIVERIFDPFFTTKDIGKGTGLGLSTVLGTIKSHKGFIDVNSEVGKGSKFKIFLPSVNQEIIPVEPDCGKLCPGQGELILVVDDEPQVLEVTKTILENYNYQTITAKNGMEAIAIYARHQNQIRAVLMDMMMPEMDGNSAICNLKKINPEVPIIACSGRSMQNMLKLNHENKVLAILSKPYTNQELLLTLNLVLK from the coding sequence ATGGGTACGAAATTAGTTACAGCAGTATCTACTTATCAGAGGAAGCAATTGAACCCATTAACTAACGAATTTAACCAAAAATTAATTAATTTACCTAAATTACATCAAATTATTAATTATTCTCCCTTAACTATTAGTCCTAATAGTTATGTGGCTGATGCTATTAACTTGATGAATCAACAATTAAATCATCCTGTTGCAGTTAATAATTTCGTTCGACAAGCCAACGACTATGTTTTAGTAGTAGAGGGAAAGCAATTACAAGGAATTTTTACAATTCAGGATGTATTGAGAGTAATTGCCCTAAATACTAATCTATCAGCCGTGAAAATGGCTGAAGTGATGAATCAGCCTCTAATTACGCTCAAGAAATCAGATTCTGCACATATTTTGACAGTATTGTCCCTTTTTCAACAGCATTGTATTCAGCATTTACCAATAGTAGATGATAAAAATAACTTCATCGGTATTGTCAATAAAACAACCTTATGGCAAAGCTTAAATATCGAAAAAATGGTGGGTATAGTTGGAGCATTGCAGGAAAATCTTGAAGATTTGCACACAGAACACATACCAATTAATGAACAACTAGAAGTAACCCGTTGGCAAACTCATAATTATTTACAACTATGGGCAGAAAAACAAGTTGCTGATAATGTAGAAATAAACCAGCAACTTCATGAAAGTTTAGAAGAACTGCACATTGCGGAAGAAGAACTGCGTCAACAAAATGAACAACTGATCTATTCCCGTCAAATTACTGAAGCAGAGAGACAGCGGTATCAAACGTTATTTGAATTTGCCCCTAATGGTTATTTAGTCACTGATAGTTTAGGGATAATTCAACAGGCTAATTATAGAGCAGCATCCTTGCTGTCTGTCCGTCAAGATTATCTTATTGGCAAACCATTAGTGGTTTTTATAGCGGAAAAATACCGTTCTAGTTTTATACCTGGGTTAAAAAAATTGCAGGATTCACAGGAGTGGGAAGTGGATTTTCAGCCTCGTAAAGGTGCAGTCTTTCCTGCAAGTGTGAGAGTAAATTCTCTGTCCGATAGTGAAGGCAAAAAGACTGGTTTTCTGTGGTCAATATCTGATATTAGCGATAGCAAAAAATTACAAGCAACATTACAGAAAGATAGCAATATTTTGGAATTTCTTGTAAAAGAACGCACAAGAGAATTAGTAACTACTAATCAGCAATTGCAACAGGAAATCATTGAACGGGAACTTATTCAAGAGTCCTTGAAAGAAAGTGAAACCCGACTCACTTTAGCACTAGAAGCAGGTAAGATTGGGATCTGGGATTGGCATATCCAAACTAATCAAACTCTCTGGTCTTCTGCTATGGATTTAATGTATGGTTTACCCCTGAATACCTTGTGTCCTGATACTGAAGACTTTCTTAATTTAATTTATCCTGAAGACCGTCAGTATTATCAAAACTGTTTAATTCAATCTCTTAAGGAAAGAGTTAATTTTATCTGTGAGTATCGGATAATAAGCCATAATAGTAGCATACATTGGTTGAGTTCCAAAGGGAAAGTTTATTGTAATGAACATGATCAGCCAATCCGGTTAATTGGCACAACTATAGACATCTCTCTAAACAAGCAAACTGAACAGCAAATATCTGAACAAGCTGCACTTTTAGAAATTGCCACTGATGGGATTTTTGTCCGCGATTTTCAGGCACAAATCCTTTTTTGGAATCAGGGTGCAGAAAAGATATATGGTTGGCAACGTCAGGAAGTAGAAGGGAAGAATCCCAAGGATATTTTTTATGATTCAACTTCCCATGAACAAGAGATAATTCCTCTGAGAACTGTAGTGAAATCGGGAAGTTGGCAGGGTGAGTTACACAAACGCACACAATCAAACCAACTCATTACTGTTCAAAGTCGCTGGACATTGATGTTAGATACTGATGGACAACCTAAATCTATTCTCACAGTAGACACTGATATTACAGAAAAGAAACAACTAGAAGAGCAATTTTTCCGCGCTCAAAAAATGGAAAGTATTGGTACGTTAGCTGGTGGTATTGCTCACAATATCAATAATAACTTAACACCGATTTTAGGATATGCTCAATTACTTAAAAATAAATTTCCGTTAGATAAAGATAGTTGTCTGCAAATGCTGACCATCATTGAAGACAATGCAAAGAAAGGGGCATCTTTAGTTAAACAACTGTTATCCTTTGCTAATAAGGGAGTGGAAATCAAATATACGATTATACAAATTAATGATTTGATTAGGAATACCATACAGATTACTAAAGAAACATTTTCATTGCCCGAACCTATCGAATTTTTTACTGATCTTCCACCAAACTTATGGGCAATAAGTGGAGATAGAAATCAACTGGAACAAGTATTAATAAACTTAGTAGTTAATGCTAGTCATTCTATGCCTGATGGTGGATATCTCTCTATTTCTGCGGAAAATTTGTATATTAATCAAGAGATGATCCAGATCAATCATGATGCTACCGTTGGCAATTATATTGTGATTACAGTTGAAGACACAGGGACGGGAATGTCACCGGAAATAGTAGAGAGAATATTTGATCCATTTTTTACTACTAAGGATATTGGTAAAGGTACAGGATTAGGACTATCCACAGTATTAGGAACTATTAAAAGTCACAAGGGGTTTATTGACGTTAATAGTGAAGTTGGGAAGGGCAGTAAATTTAAAATATTTTTACCATCCGTAAACCAAGAAATTATCCCTGTAGAACCCGATTGTGGGAAATTGTGTCCAGGACAGGGAGAGCTAATTTTAGTAGTAGATGATGAACCCCAAGTTTTAGAAGTTACGAAAACCATTTTAGAAAACTACAATTATCAAACTATTACCGCTAAAAATGGCATGGAAGCGATCGCTATTTATGCAAGGCATCAAAACCAGATTAGAGCAGTATTGATGGATATGATGATGCCAGAAATGGATGGAAATTCCGCCATCTGCAACTTAAAGAAAATCAACCCTGAAGTGCCAATAATTGCTTGTAGTGGACGTAGTATGCAAAATATGCTGAAACTAAATCATGAAAATAAAGTTCTAGCGATTTTATCAAAACCTTACACTAATCAAGAATTACTGTTAACATTAAATTTGGTACTAAAGTGA
- a CDS encoding ATP-dependent 6-phosphofructokinase yields the protein MKKRIGILTSGGDCPGLNCVIRAAVSHATRTYDWEVVGIPYSTQGLLERKTVPLSVHGWDLRGIDPLLNMGGTILGTINKGNTLDHTDEILAGYEAIGLDALIAIGGDGSLNIIHQLAVLGNWNLVAIPKTIDHDVAFTERSIGFDTAINTIVDAINRLIFTAASHDRVMIIEVMGRTAGHLALHSGIAGGADVILIPEIPYTIKGICEHLTELRDRWQKKFAIIVVAEGISACSENADDSNCTTAKCGQGQYIAEQIANCSHQLIDTRVSVLGHIQRGGIPSALDRLTATMFGKVAVDLIAQNKYDQMLAWQNGRVATFPIQDVMDKNPSLVDPSGDLVQTARSLGIYIGEEDKYCRVC from the coding sequence ATGAAAAAACGTATCGGTATTCTGACAAGTGGTGGAGACTGTCCTGGTCTAAATTGTGTGATTCGCGCTGCTGTGAGTCATGCAACACGGACTTATGATTGGGAGGTAGTGGGTATTCCTTACTCTACCCAAGGTTTACTAGAGCGGAAAACTGTACCTTTAAGTGTACACGGTTGGGATTTGCGCGGGATTGACCCTCTGCTAAATATGGGGGGAACGATTTTAGGTACTATTAATAAAGGGAATACCTTAGACCATACTGATGAAATATTAGCTGGTTATGAAGCTATCGGTTTAGATGCTTTAATTGCTATCGGTGGAGATGGTAGTTTAAATATTATTCATCAATTAGCAGTTTTAGGTAATTGGAATTTAGTTGCTATTCCCAAAACTATTGATCATGATGTCGCTTTTACAGAACGCTCAATCGGCTTTGATACCGCAATTAATACAATTGTTGATGCTATTAATCGGCTCATATTTACTGCTGCTAGTCATGACCGAGTAATGATTATCGAAGTCATGGGACGCACAGCGGGACATTTGGCTTTACACTCTGGGATTGCTGGGGGTGCTGATGTGATTCTAATTCCTGAAATTCCTTATACTATTAAAGGAATATGTGAACATCTTACCGAACTACGCGATCGCTGGCAAAAAAAATTCGCCATTATAGTTGTTGCTGAAGGGATATCTGCTTGTTCAGAAAATGCCGATGATTCTAATTGCACAACCGCTAAATGTGGTCAAGGTCAATATATTGCCGAACAAATTGCTAATTGTAGTCATCAGCTAATTGATACCAGAGTTTCTGTATTAGGACATATTCAGCGCGGTGGTATCCCCTCAGCTTTAGACCGTCTCACGGCTACCATGTTTGGTAAAGTAGCAGTTGATTTAATTGCCCAAAATAAATATGATCAAATGTTAGCTTGGCAAAATGGACGAGTTGCCACTTTCCCCATTCAAGATGTTATGGATAAGAATCCTTCACTTGTTGATCCTAGCGGTGATTTAGTCCAAACGGCTCGGTCATTAGGAATATATATTGGTGAAGAAGATAAGTATTGTAGGGTGTGTTAG